The segment GATCGCGGATCAGGTGACGATGATGGGCACTGTGCGATCGCTGCATCCTGAGACAAATGACGCGCTCCCGACTTGGATTGAGAATATTGTGTCGAGTGTCTGTCAGACTTACGGGGCAAAGTATGAGATGAACTATCGACGCGGTACGCCTTCGGTACAGAATGATGCGAAATTGACGAATTTGTTAGAGTCGGCGGCGCGTGAGGTTTGGGGAAGTGAAAGCATTCAGATTATTCCAGAGCCTTCCTTAGGTGCAGAAGATTTTTCGTGCTATTTGCAATATGCGCCGGGGAGTATGTTCCGTTTAGGCGTTGGATTTGCGGACAAGAAAAATTATCCGTTGCATCATCCGCAGTTTGAGGTCGATGAAAGTGCGATCGTGACGGGAGTTGTGACGATGGCGTGTGCTGCATACCAGTATTGGCATCAGTAAGGTTCTTTCTTGTGAGAGAAGCGCGATTGTAACGCGATCGCGAATACTGAAACGAGTTGATTTTAGGAGTATCTAATGGCTTCTTCCACTCGGCTGACTGGATTAGATTTAGTAGATTGTGCCAGAGCGAATGCGAAACAAGGAATCGAAGAGGCTGCAATGCTCTGTGGATATGGTTCGGATTTGAACGGGTTTCGCTCAGAACTGAAGCAGGCTTGCGACCATATGCGGATCGAGTTTCATGAGTTGAGCGATTTGATCAAAGGGGAATCGATTTCAGTGGGATTAGATGGAGTGACTGTGGAGCCAGATTCGTCAGGCGAATTGTAATTCTGTGATTCCAAGATCGCGAGATTTGGAAAGTGTAATCCAGTTGTGAGCGAGCAAATCAAAGGCGCAAATCCTGATTACGATGAAAGCGTCAAATTTTTGATCGTAACGACTCTCAGTTCTGTGACTCGCTCTAAAGCTGTATCGTTGGTCAGAAATACATCACATCCAGCGACGATCGCGGTTGAGATTTGGAGAGCATCAGGCAGTTTCAGATTGTATTTCACTCGAATTTCTGCGGTTTTGCATCCGACTGCCGTATCACTGGGTTGAAAAAAGGTGTTGGTTCCAGAAACAATCACGGCTGTGAAATCTTGCTGGAGTTTCTGTAAGCCCTGACGTGTAGGAAGGATTAAGCACTCTGCTAGTGTGATTGGCGAAGTTACTGCTTGAAAAGTTCCGTTTTGTATTTCTTGGAAAATGGGTTGAACGATCGCAAAATACTGAGCATTTCGCTCAATGTAGTAGATGACTGGAGCAGTATCTAAGAAAATCTTAGTTGCTGCTAAAAAAGCTTGCTCAAATTGCATGACTATCCTCGAAGCATTTCTTCGCGATCGTCCCATTCTTCGCGAATCTGATTCACCCAATCTTGAGCATCTTGACCTTTGAGAAGGTTTGGAGCAATTCCTTCTAGATCTTGCCAAGATTTCTTCGGTTGAGTTTGATTTTCCATGTGTTGAATGTGTTCAATCAGTTGCAATCGCTCTTCGGGTGCGAGTTGAGCAATCTCACTCAAAACTTGCTGGAGTAGAGGACTCATGATACTTCTGAAGTAGGGTTGGCTTAATTGTACTCTGGAAAATTCGGCGATCTCGTTTCAGGTCAGAAGGACGATCGCTAGGGCGGATCTCTCTGAGACGATCGCTGCTATGACTTCCCATCCAAAATCATTTCGCAGTTCGCTCTGCTTCCCAACGTTCTTCTAAATGCTGTTCACATTGGCTCTGCTCGGTTCTCTGCTTGGGGTCGTCGAGGATGTAGGGTTTGAGGCGTTGGCAGGCGCGTCGCAGAAGAGAATCGAGGTTGAGATCAACGCGGTAGATGTTGACGATCGATGGTTGGGAATCGGGGAGTGGTGCGCCGAAATAAGAGGGATTTTGGACGATCGCGATCGTTTGCCAATCTGGACTGAATGCGGGCGATCCTCCCTCAAACTGTCCGACTTGATTGCCGTCTTTGTCCCAGAGCTTGGTGCTGTCATCGTTCCCGATTGTGGCAATCCGCATTCCATCTGGGCTGAACGCTACACTCCTAACGCTGCCCTGATTGCTGTTGATTGTAGTAATCAGTTTGCCGTCTTTGTCCCACAGTTTGACGCTGCTATCGTTCCCGACTGTGGCAATCCGCGTTCCATCTGGGCTGAACGACACACTCCACACTCTACCTTGATTGCTGTTGATCGTAGTAATCAGTTTGCCGTCTTTGTCCCACAGTTTGGTGTTGCCATCGTTTCCGACTGTGGCAATCCGCGTTCCATCCGGGCTGAACGCTACACTCCTAACGCTGCCCTGATTGCTGTTGATCGTAGTAATCAGTTTGCCGTCTTTGTCCCACAGTTTGACGCTGCCATCGTTCCCGACTATGGCAATCCGTGTTCCATCGGGGCTGAGCGCCATACTCCTAACGCCGCTTTGATTGCTGTTGATCGTAGTAATCAGTTTGCCGTCTTTGTCCCAGAGTGTAGTACTGCCATCGTTCCCGATTATGGCAATCCGTGTTCCATCCGGGCTGAACGACACACTCTCAACGCCGCCTTGATTGCTGTTGATTGTAGTAATCGGTTTGCCGTCTTTGTCCCACAGTTTGATGCTGCCAGCATCTCCGCCGATGGCAATCCGCGTTCCATCGGGACTGAACGACACACTCCCAATGCTGCCTTGATGGCTGTTGATCGTAGTAATCAACTTGCCGTCTTTGTCCCACAGTTTGATGCTGCCAGCATCTCCGCCGATGGCAATCCGCGTTCCATCAGGACTGAACGACACACTCCCAATGCTGCCTTGATGGCTGTTGATCGTAGTAATCGGTTTGCCGTCTTTGTCCCACAGTTTGGTGCTGCCAGCATCTCCACCGATGGCAATCCGCGTTCCCTCGGGACTGAACGCCACACTCCAAACGCTGCCCTGATGGCTGTTGATCGTAGTAATCAACTTGCCGTCTTTGTCCCACAGTTTGACGCTGCCAGCGTCTCCGCCTGTGGCAATCCGTGTTCCATCCGGGCTGAACGCTACACTTCTAACGCTGCCCTGATTGCCGTTGATTGTAGTAATCAACTTGCCGTCTTTGCTCCACAGTTTGATGCTGCCAGCGTCTCCGCCTGTGGCAATCCGTGTTCCATCCGGGCTGAACGCTACACTTCTAACGCTGCCCTGATTGCCGTTGATTGTAGTAATCAACTTGCCGTCTTTGTTCCACAGTTTGATGCTGCCAGCGTCTCCGCCCGCGGCAATCCGTGTTCCATCCGGGCTGAACGCTACACTTCTAACGCTGCCTTGATTGCCGTTGATTGTAGTAATCAACTTGCCGTCTTTGTTCCACAGTTTGATGCTGCCAGCGTCTCCGCCTGTGGCAATCCGCGCTCCATCGGGACTGAATGCCACACTCAAAACGCTGCCCTGATTGCTGTTGATTGTAGTAATCAACTTGCCGTCTTTGTCCCCCAGTTTGGTGCTGCCATCGTTCCCGCCTGCGGCAATCCGCGTTCCATCGGAACTGAACGCTACACTCCAAACGATGTCTTGATTACTGTTGATCGTAGTAATCGGTTTGCCGTCTTTGTCCCACAGCTTGATGCTGCCATCGTTCCCACCTGTGGCAATCCGCGTTCCATCGGGACTGAACGACACACTCCTAACGATGCCTTGATTGCTTGGAATCTTTGTTTCTCGAATCTTTTCTAAACCAGATTGAAGTACTAAGAACGGGGAAATCGCAGGATACTGATCCAGTGATTTCCCCGCCGTCCACTTTCGCAATTCAAAGCCTGCCTGCATCGCCAGCCGCAATCCATCCGCTTGATCCGTATCAAATCGCCTCAGCGCCAAAGCTCCCACTCGTTCAATCCGAGTTCCCGCTTTTGCTTCCTCTGTTGTTCTCCATGCCAAGCCTGCCGCGATCGCTGATCCCACCAGCGTCAGTGCCAACACTCCAGACCCAATCTGCACTAATCGCTTTGCCCGTTGTCCCGCCTGAAGCAAAATCGTCGCGGCTTCCTCACTTGCATGACTAGCGCTGATGTATTCCCGCTGAAGTTCCGTTGGCTTCGGTTCTTCTTGTTCTGCTGCCGTCAGCCAAGTTTGCGCCCGTTGCAAATCATCGCCCCGCAGCACAAAACTCGGATTACGTCCCTCACGCTCCCATTCGATCGCTCGTTGCAAAATCCGCGTATGCGATCGCACATGCTCCAAATCCGTCTCGATCGCACGAATCAATTCTGCAAACGTCACCTCAAACGGGTCTTGCTCCCGCAAAAACAGCCAATTTAACTTCCCCAGTGCCGGATGCACCTGAGCAACATTCTCCACATCACGACAAACCAAAGGAACCAAGCGTTTGTTATGCTTCACCGCGTGGTCGATCTCGTCACGACAAATTTCTGATGTGACCGAATCCGGTGAGATCACAAACACAAACGTATTTGTCCCTTCGATGCCTCGCTCGATCGCGCTCCACCATTCCTCAGTTTTTTCGATCGAATCCCAATCGACCCAAGTTTCCTGATTCTGCGATCGCAGCGCATCATACAATTTTTGAACAAACGATTTATCTTTCCGGGAGTAAGAGATAAAAACATCACTCATAGGATTCAGTGGAGGCTTTTCATTCCTTCATCAGAATACAAAGTCAATGCGTAGATTTCCAGAGATTAAATGTATCGTTAGAAACAATTGCGATCGCCAACGAACTCAAGACTTAAACCCCAAAACTAATGTGATTTTCCTGATAAGAAGGCGGTTCAACGTGAATGATCACCCGCACCGGACTATAACGCTCCATCAGTTTTGCTTCCACGTCTTCTGTAATCTGATGGGCAGTCTCAACCTCATTCGTGTCCACAACCAAGTGCATTTCGATAAACGTCTGTCGCCCAACCACACCCCGCGAAGCAATATCGTGACAGTTCAACACGCCCGGAACCGACATCGCGATCGCATGAATGGCTTCAGGCGCGATCGCAATTTCATCGACTAACCACGGCAAATTCTGCTTCAGGACTGACCAGCCACTTCGGAAAACGAGAATCGCGACTGGAAATGCTAGGACTACATCTAACCATTGCCAGTTGAATACCCAAATTCCAATCAGCCCTCCTAGCACACTGATCGTCACCCAAACGTCACTCATCGTATGTTGAGCGTCGGCAATCAGAATGGGACTATTTACCCGGAGTCCTTCTCGTCGTTCGTAGAACGTGACAAATAGGTTCACACCTAGCACCAGCAATAACAACCACAATTCCGTACCAGAGATCGCCACAATATGGTTTTTTCCAATGCGCTCGATCGCACTTTGCACGATTTCAAAACAGGCAATGCCTAGAAACGCAGCGACTCCTAAAGCTCCGATCGCTTCATATTTCTGATGACCATAGGGGTGATCGCGATCGGGCAAAGGCGAAGAAAACCGACTTGAAGCTAATCCCAAAATGTTACTCGCACTATCCGTTAGGCTATGCAGTGCATCAGCAAGTAAACTCAGCGAACCTGTTAGCCAACCGACCACTGCCTTGAGCAGCAAAACAAAGAGATTTAAGAATAAAGTGATCAATAAAACTTTGCGAACTGTCGATCGATTATCGAAAAGCATATCGGTTTAATATTGCTACGATTTTTAGTGTAGATCTGACGCTCAAAAAAAGCTCGAAAGCTTTAGAAATAAGTGCTTTTATCTATTCATAATCTGATTGTTTTCTTACAAGAATTCTCAATATCAAACTGTAATCATGCCATTTCTCGATTAATTGCAAATTTGATTAGTGTA is part of the Leptolyngbya boryana PCC 6306 genome and harbors:
- a CDS encoding type II toxin-antitoxin system VapC family toxin, coding for MQFEQAFLAATKIFLDTAPVIYYIERNAQYFAIVQPIFQEIQNGTFQAVTSPITLAECLILPTRQGLQKLQQDFTAVIVSGTNTFFQPSDTAVGCKTAEIRVKYNLKLPDALQISTAIVAGCDVFLTNDTALERVTELRVVTIKNLTLSS
- a CDS encoding WD40 domain-containing protein — translated: MSDVFISYSRKDKSFVQKLYDALRSQNQETWVDWDSIEKTEEWWSAIERGIEGTNTFVFVISPDSVTSEICRDEIDHAVKHNKRLVPLVCRDVENVAQVHPALGKLNWLFLREQDPFEVTFAELIRAIETDLEHVRSHTRILQRAIEWEREGRNPSFVLRGDDLQRAQTWLTAAEQEEPKPTELQREYISASHASEEAATILLQAGQRAKRLVQIGSGVLALTLVGSAIAAGLAWRTTEEAKAGTRIERVGALALRRFDTDQADGLRLAMQAGFELRKWTAGKSLDQYPAISPFLVLQSGLEKIRETKIPSNQGIVRSVSFSPDGTRIATGGNDGSIKLWDKDGKPITTINSNQDIVWSVAFSSDGTRIAAGGNDGSTKLGDKDGKLITTINSNQGSVLSVAFSPDGARIATGGDAGSIKLWNKDGKLITTINGNQGSVRSVAFSPDGTRIAAGGDAGSIKLWNKDGKLITTINGNQGSVRSVAFSPDGTRIATGGDAGSIKLWSKDGKLITTINGNQGSVRSVAFSPDGTRIATGGDAGSVKLWDKDGKLITTINSHQGSVWSVAFSPEGTRIAIGGDAGSTKLWDKDGKPITTINSHQGSIGSVSFSPDGTRIAIGGDAGSIKLWDKDGKLITTINSHQGSIGSVSFSPDGTRIAIGGDAGSIKLWDKDGKPITTINSNQGGVESVSFSPDGTRIAIIGNDGSTTLWDKDGKLITTINSNQSGVRSMALSPDGTRIAIVGNDGSVKLWDKDGKLITTINSNQGSVRSVAFSPDGTRIATVGNDGNTKLWDKDGKLITTINSNQGRVWSVSFSPDGTRIATVGNDSSVKLWDKDGKLITTINSNQGSVRSVAFSPDGMRIATIGNDDSTKLWDKDGNQVGQFEGGSPAFSPDWQTIAIVQNPSYFGAPLPDSQPSIVNIYRVDLNLDSLLRRACQRLKPYILDDPKQRTEQSQCEQHLEERWEAERTAK
- a CDS encoding cation diffusion facilitator family transporter; its protein translation is MLFDNRSTVRKVLLITLFLNLFVLLLKAVVGWLTGSLSLLADALHSLTDSASNILGLASSRFSSPLPDRDHPYGHQKYEAIGALGVAAFLGIACFEIVQSAIERIGKNHIVAISGTELWLLLLVLGVNLFVTFYERREGLRVNSPILIADAQHTMSDVWVTISVLGGLIGIWVFNWQWLDVVLAFPVAILVFRSGWSVLKQNLPWLVDEIAIAPEAIHAIAMSVPGVLNCHDIASRGVVGRQTFIEMHLVVDTNEVETAHQITEDVEAKLMERYSPVRVIIHVEPPSYQENHISFGV